The stretch of DNA GAGGTCCCTGGAAAGCCAATGAAAATAGCTGGTGGAGGTAACCATACAATGGTAATTCTAGATAATGGCGAAGTTTTCACTTGTGGGAGCAACGAGTTTGGTCAGTGTGGATTACCCAGAGGTGAGAGTTTGGGTGTTTTCCACAAAGTACCTGGCAATGACTGGCTAGATATTTCATGTGGATGggagttttcaattttggtgAAGCGCAGTGGAGAAGTGTATGTCTGTGGAAGAGGTCTAAAAGGTGAGTTAGGGCTTGGGAAGGAGACACCAGAAAGCGAACTTATTTACTCCACTACTGTCGACGGGTTCAAGGAAATAAAGTCTTGCATGCAGCACACAATTATTCAGACAACCAATGGCTTAGTAGGTTGGGGCAACAGCAGAAAGGGACAGTTGGGTGAAACAGAAGACAAGATAATGTGGACACCAAAAACCTTACGATTTGGTGTGGTGTGTAAAGATTTCAGTCTAGGGAGAGAGTTTACTGCAATACAGACTGACACAAACAGGGTAAAGATATTTGGCAAGTCTTCAATCAAGAATATCCCCGAGTCTACAGTGGCTAGAGTGGCAGCCATGTGGTCTTCTGTTCATATACTACTGGAAACAAACGTGCTCCAGTCATTTGGTAACAACAGTCATGAGCAGTTGTTTCCAAACAATTCGAGTGTTGCAGTTGAGGAATATGCTATTGGCAGTGAGCATGGATTGGTCACATCAGACAACATAGTTTATGCCTGGGGATGGTCAGAGCACGGGAATTGTGGTACATCAAATGCTTCTGATAAAGTGACGTTCGATTATCTTAACAAGTTGTACACCGGGTCTGCAAAAGTGGTGCTTATTGGTGCTGGCTGTGCCACAAGTTGGGTTGTAGTTGAAAAATAGATATGATAAATAATACTACATTAATagaattcaaaatatatCGATGTTTCTTCTCCAAATTCACCTATGagataatttaaaaatcCCGAAAGATGGAAAATATGTCCATCGAAATTGTTCTAGGACTATCACTCTTGATAACAAATTAgaacaaaaccaaattcATTCGTCTTGAAAGCGATTATCCAATTGATTAGTAtcaagaaaaggaaaagaaaaagtgtTAAAAAtgtaaagaaaaatttttttgtttctcttCTCTTCCATGTAGAGTTCGGTGTGCGTTTACCAACTTGATAATCTTTCTTacgccaaaaaaaaaaaaactagtATTATCAGAACAGTATCTAGTACCTCAGTTTCCAGTTGAGAACCACCAATTACATCATCGATTCCTTCTCTTCAGCAATGAGTATTTTTGGAGCAGTTTGTCTGGGAAGACCTATGGTGTTGGCCgaacaaattgatcaaacaaagtttgttttcaatattgCCAACGCCTCCAACATATCATACATAACCATTTTCATCTTGCCCAATTCCCCCTTTGTCGATAATAATTACACTGCATTAATATATTTCCAGCTACCACAAAGTGGAGGTAGCTCGCCGGAATACAAATTGTTGGGTGGGATCAACCCAAACAAGCCATCAGCAATCtacaaattgaacaataacACCAACAAAGGCTCAAAGACAGTCGACGATATAGACATGGATATGAACGATGGAGGCCCTATTGATTTGAGTGACAAAACTACTATCAACATTGGTATTTCCATCGAGCCCACACCACAGGCAGAGCAGTTGATCCAACAATCGAAAATATCCAACAGCACATCGTTGGTGCCTGCAAATAAAACCACTGGAGCCAGCTCGGCAGCCACTACCACGAGTCTGCCTAACAATACAGCAACGATGGCAAATAAGATTGTCGGACATGCTTACAATTATTTGGCTAGTTTCATAGATGCGTCGGGGAAGGTGCCCATTAAAGCATTTGACAACTGGTGggataaattcaaaacaaagTTGCAAAACAACCCGAATTTTTTAAACGAATTACAAGAATGAATAAAGTATAGAGTAATTGAGTACTTTTGTTTAGAAATGAAGAATATCTGCAAATTTGTAAATACGCAGTCCATGACAAAGCTCTACAACTCTTGGTGTGATGTTTAATGTGTTTGGTTGTCTGGGGCAAATAAAGTTCTTATCACGCACGTGACCTGAATAATTGCCATTCCAgtctaacttcttggtgtagcAACAATCCTTTGTTCGATTGATTGATGACGTCGATTTGTCACTCTTCAAAAAATGACACTTTTATCGTCACAGCCCGTGCTATTGCCACATCGTAAACACAAACACAAGCATGAAAATGTGAGCAGTCACTTGCATTTGGTGAATGATCACCATATACTTTTCTGACTCAAACACATTTCCTAGTATTTTAAGGTTATCTTACTAGATCGACAAAATCGCATCATGTCGTTAAaaggtaaaaaaaatgtggTAATCTGGTCACGTGGTATTAGCTCATTGTGGTTTGTAAGCCGGAGTTAGCTGTGTTTGTatgtttaatttcttttttttttttcccacTGTCTGTCTCTAATGTGGGTTCGCTTTGTTTAAAcgtttttggttttggtttggtGTGgcgttttttttgtatttttctttctttttattttttctattgttgtatttctaagcaaaaaaattttcagaCTTATGTGACACAGAATAAAACAcgaaaaatatataaaagtACCCGATGATTACttatttgaaagaaaaataaaaaaaaaaggaaatttgacaattttttttttcggtaCTACTTAGACCTCCAATTACTAATCTTTAGGTATAATATAGTTGAAAAGTCCAACCTTTTTGTCTATAAAATTTCAGTATAAAGTCCAACCTTTTGCTTCACGtataataaacaagaaCCAATCACTTTTTTTGTCTCATCATATAATGACTATTGAATCAAGCACTAACTATTCTTTTGGTACCAAGGCCATCCATGCTGGAGCTCCACTTGATCCTTCCACTGGTGCCGTTATTGAACCAATCTCactttcaacaacttttgCTCAATCTGAGCCATCCAAGCCATTGGGTATTTACGAATACTCCAGATCTTCCAACCCAAACAGAGACAACTTTGAaattgctgttgctgcATTGGAAAGTGCCAAGTATGCCATTGCCTTGTCATCTGGCTCTGCCACTACTGCTTTGGTTATTCAATCTTTGCCAATCAACTCACACATTGTTTCAAGTGGTGATGTTTATGGAGGAACACATAGATACTTTACCAAAGTCGCCAATACTCATGGTGTTGAAGCTCAATTCGTTGGCAATTTAGTTGAAGACTTGCAAGGTGCATTAAGAGAAAACACCAGATTGGTGTGGTTGGAAACCCCATCCAACCCTACATTACAGGTTACTGACATTGCCAAGGTGAAATCTATCTTGGTCGATCATGAAGCTAAAACCGGTAACAAAGTCTTGTTGGCTGTCGATAACACTTTCTTATCGCCATACCTTTCCAATCCTTTGACTCATGGTGCCGATGTCGTTGTGCACTCAGTCACAAAATACATCAATGGACACTCTGATGTCGTTATGGGAGTCTTGGCAACCAACGATTCTCAATTGCACGAAAGATTTAGATTTTTGCAAAATGCAATTGGTTCAATTCCTTCCCCATTTGACTCATGGTTGGCACACAGAGGGTTAAAGACATTACACTTGAGAGTGAGACAAGCATCCAACTCTGCTCAAAGAATTGCTGAATACTTGAGTCAACATTCTGCTGTGTTGAAAGTCAACTATCCAGGGTTGAAATCCCACAGGAACCACGACGTTGTTTTACGTCAACAAAGAGACGGTTTAGGTGGTGGTATGATTTCATTTAGAATTGCTGGTGGAGCCAAAGGTGCTGCTGTATTCACTTCATCCACCAAATTGTTCACCTTGGCTGAATCCTTGGGTGGTATCGAGTCGTTGATCGAAGTTCCAGCAATCATGACACACGGTGGTATTCCAAAGGAAGAAAGAGAAGCCAATGGTGTCTACGATGACTTGGTCAGAGTCTCTGTTGGTATTGAAGACACCGAAGACTTGTTGAAAGATATTGAACAAGCTTTACAAAAGGCTGCTTCTGTTTGAGGGGATGTTCATTAGCAATGTATATAATTATTGTATATTATgacaaagaaagaaaaaagaaaaccagAAAAGTGGTTTATACAGGAATATTTTAATAGAAATATCGCTTATATTgtgataaaaaatttgaaagacAATCCGAATGTAGTGCTTGTCTTATTCTGCTTGGGAATACTGTAGTATTAGCATCAATTGAGGAAATTCCAGATAGCTAACGGTTTTGCGATTACGAATTTCGCAACCAAATAAATATGTGACAAGGAATACACTACTGATCAAGGTTATTCTTAGTacaatggaaaaaaaaaaaaagaagcaaacaaaaaaacgAGAAATTAATGAACACGACTTCACTTCTACAACCTActgggaaaaaaaaggcaGAGAGTTATTGAAAAAGGATCATATCAAGTTCTTATTGTATATTATATGAAGTTTTCTGTTTTAGTATTACTTGCCAGTTACTTAGTTGGTGTGAATTCTCTGATTGTTGATACTTCAGAGGAATTAATTTGTCCAGATCCAGAAAACCCTTTAGATTGTTATccaaaattgtttgttCCAACAAACGAGTGGCAAACCATTAAACCAGGTCAAGATATACCACCTGGGTTACACGTTAGATTAAATATAGATACGTTGGAAAAAGAGGCCAAGCTAATGAGTGCTGACGAAAAAGACGAGCCAGTTCAAGAAGTAGTTGTTGGTGGCGAATTGCAGGATCATTCGAGGGAAGCCATCACTGAGAATCTACAAAAGTTGCATGAGCTGAAACATCCTGAAGTAAAACAGGAGCACGCTCATCGTACAAAGGTTAGCCAGGGAGATTTGAGTAATTTTGACGCAGCTTGTCTGGAAATTGAGAGTTTCAAGCCACATGAGAGTGATGTGGAAAGGTTGCATTTGGCACTAGATACTTTAGAGGAATTAAGTCATGATATCGAATTTGGGGTGAAATTGACCTCAGACAAAGCCATATTTCAGAGTCTTGTCAACATTGCCAATGGTGCTTCTGATCCAAAAATAACCGAAAAGGTATATCGTGTAATGGGGTCTAGTTTGAGAAATAATCCTGAAGCGATTAGTAATATCTTGACCAACTTCGACAAGAGCTATGTGGATAATTTGTTTGAGCAATTAGCgaatgaaaatgatgttCTACAAAAGAGGATTTTGGGTATAATTCAAGCTTTAGTCCAAAATAGCCATTTTGTAAgacaatatttttcatttgacCACAGTTCCGGgttaaatgatttaatagCGATTTTTCCCAAACTTGGTCCAAACTCAAAGTCCAGGGCAAGTAACATTTTAGAGGATTTACAATTGTTCCCAGTAACAAACGATAGAAGATCACTTGAAGATCAAGATCCTGAATCACAggtttcaaaatttattcaGAATTCCTTTGTTGGAAATAAACTTGACGAGAAGAATTTCAAGTCTTATTTTGATCAACTAGTAAATTTGCATCAGCTGAATAAGAGTTTGCGACCAAGTGGTGACTTTCTCAATTGGTTAGCTGAAGAAGTGGAGTCGCGTAAagagaataaaaaaagagacGATTATTCACAAGAAGACAAAGACTTTGATGAGTACATGTTGCGAGCACGTCATGAAGTATTTGGCAATCCAATGGGATTAAGAAAGGCAATTGCCGACGAGTTGTAGAGAATATTCATAGATCTGTATCTGTTATATCCAATTAGATAGTTTTTATGTACATTACCGTTAGTCTTTCTATTTTGCCAATATTacattaaaattgaaaataaagtaCACGATGATGAATGGAATAAAAACGATACAATTTTATTCCAATGTTTGTTTTCCTTATGCTGTGATCTTGAGATGCCTGTTGGCTCGTTTAATCGAATAAACCGAAACCCATATCGTCATCAGATTCTTCAGcagcttcttcttcagcaGCTTCTTCAGCGGCTTCACCACCGGCGGCAGCAGAAGCACcaccagcagcagcagctgGAGCACCAGATGGGActgatgataatttttcGTTACCTTCAGCAATCAATTCTTCGACGTTCTTACCGTCCAATTCGctgatcaatttttcaactttttcttcttcgaCTTCAATATCAGCAGCTGACAAAACAGCTTTGACATCGGCAGCAGATGGGGTGGCGTTACCGGCGTTGACTAATAATAAGTAAGCAGCTAAGTATTTCACTATATTCTTGTTAGTAACATGAAAATGCTATTaatgttattattatatctCATGATATACGAAATATTTCCAAATGCATTTAAAGCAGGGAATATCAGAATgcaataatcaacaaacaaataaacaaacaaaactaCTTTATGGTGTCTTGCAACTTGtatcaaacaaattgtAGAGCCTATATTAATTTGGTTCTCATAGTAATCTTGGGTATGAAATGGGCCATCTCTTTAAATGGATGGTGATGCTATTAACCTGAAACAATACACTGACTTAAACTATTCTAACACTATCCATATGCAATATCTCTTCATATATCAAtccttgttgttgctgttacATACTTGTTGATCTatactattgttgtttgataCAGTGGTTACTAACAATACTTAGATTTcagttatttttttttcatgtTGATTGAGGTTTGGTAGAAAGTGTTTGTACTGGGACTGCATATACACTTTAGGGCTATAGCCCTGTTTACGCTACCATATGGTCACGTTTTCCCTTGTGCGGTTAGAAGGCAAAGCCTACAGTACATTCTTGAAGTACAATTTGACCAAAAACGAATAGTGTTCAGCAATGATCTGCGTGATTCGATATTGCTTAGTCTTACAGAAGAATTTTGCCAGATGTGTGATTGTTTGGTTTCCTACATTTGCTGTTGATTTGTTCACAACTCTGGCAATTTTCCCGAAACCCAAAATCGTGTGAACCACCAAAAGGCGTTGCAGAATGTGACCCCTATCCACTTCTATTATAAATAGAGTCCCCTACTACTGTTATGGTAATgtatatttgtttatataaGTAAAATCTGAGTACATTTGTTTAACAGATTAGCATTATTCTTGCTTTCTGTTCTAAacattgaattgattgtcTTGGTGggtttcttttcttgtaaaCAGACTGCCCTGAAATACCATGATACCTATATCAACACGATGTTCGTTCGGCTGCcaaatatgtatatatgtaCTGATTGCAAATATTGATGGGTTCGGTATTCACGTTTACTGTGGCTCAGTGGtggcaattttttttttctcctgGTAGAGACGGATTACGACAGTGTATTAGAATCCGGGCAGCATCTATCACGAGCACAATCACAATCATCTAAGGAAAAAATGGGAAATAGCACTTTTGCTTACTGTACTAACCACATACATTCATTGCCAAGTCTTTGAACTACAAGAAAATGAGCATTAAACCGTTTCCAGAATTGTCTCACgaccaagaaaaagaacTTGTGACCAACTTGTCACAATGGTCGCTTGGGAATGGGTTAGTTATGTACCCACCCAACTTTGAAGGTTTCCAAGCCAATGTTGCGCCAATCACATTGTTCCCAACACCTATCCCCAAAGAAAGTTTCCATCGCGCCGTCAAAgttcaaaaattgtttaatgaattatacATCAATGTGATAACAAAGGACGTAAAGTGGTTCTCATCGATCCTTGAAGACTTGTCCAAACATGATTCAGAGTTTACTGGAAGATTATTCGAGGTGTATCAAAAACTGAGCAAGATTCAGCCATTGTCGTTGGGGTTATTTAGATCTGATTATATGATACATCAGGACACCAATGAAATCAAgcaaattgaattcaatacTGTTAGTGTGTCTTTTGGTGGATTGTCTTCCAAAATCGGGCAATTGCATCAATACTTGAACGGCACTGGACAGTATGACAGCAAGTACAACTACAAATATTACGATGATGAAGACGAGATTCCTGTTTCCACCTCAGCAAGTGACTTGGCGCAAGGTTTGGCTGATGGGAATTTCTACTATCACAATGGAGAGCCAAAAACTTCTAGtgttgttttgtttattgtGCAACCAAATGAACGAAACAGCTTTGACCAAAGACACGTGGAATATGCATTGTTCAAGGAGCACGGAATAAAATCGGTGAGATTTACTTTggaagaagttgaagaacATGTGACTGTAAATCAGAACCGGTTATACATCAAATCAACCATGGATGAGGTTTCGGTGGTATACTATAGATCAGGATATGCTCCTAGTGACTATGATGTTAACCCCGAAAAAACTTGGGCTGCTAGGTTGCTATTAGAGGATACGTTAGCTATTAAATGTCCGTCTGTTTTGACCCAGTTATCAGGAACCAAGAAGGTTCAGCAGTTGTTAACGAAAAAAGAGGTTATCTCCAAGTTTTTGTCCAACTCGAGTgatcaagaattgaatgagGTGTTGTCGACTTTTGTTGCCATCTATTCGTTAGATGATTCCAACGAAGGCGATACGGGTAGAAAATTAGCATTTGAAGAGCCCGAAAAGTTTGTTTTGAAGCCTCAGAGAGAGGGCGGGGGAAATAATGTTTACAAGGAAAACATTCCACtgtttttggaaaaattggaCAAGCAAGAGTGGGGTGCATACATTCTTATGGAGTTGATAAATCCGCCAACTCACAAGAATAAAATCATCAGAAACAACGAAGTCTTTCACGAGGATATTATATCCGAGTTGGGGGTGTTTGGAACAACAGTATTTAATGAAAAGACGGGTGAAATTTTGACCAACAAAAATGCTGGTTGGTTGTTGAGATCTAAATTCAGTAACAGCAATGAAGGTGGAGTTGCTGCCGGTTTTGGCTGCGTAGATAacatatatttatattagaTTGATACATAGAATTCGGTTACAAGCAAAAGTAAAGGACATCAAAAATACGTTTTATAGGTATTAGATGGTATTTGTAGCAGTTTTTGGGGTAGCCTCAGGTATATTAGTTGCTGGTTCATTGTGTACGGGTATAACTAGACCTTGTTGATTGACGCTATTCGTATCTGTGGCGGTGGTAGTAGCTGCGGCCACATTCTCTGTGACGGCCTTCTCTTGTTGTTCAATATCAACTGCCCACAAAGCAGCTCCCAAAGTATTGGTGAACATAAAAAACATATTGATAAATGGAAACAGCTCGAGCCAAAGCGCAACCACTCCGTACCCCATATATGCTGGTCTGTTTAGCTTGTGGATTGTTCTTATGTCACTACGCAGAAACCCTTTCAACTTAAAGTATCTTGCATGTGCCTTTAGTCCACGCTTGGAAGATTGGAAAAACAATACAATGATTGGACCTACAAAGGGTATGAAGTAAATACCGAAAAACACAAGTAGCTTGAGCAAAGAGAAGGGAAAGATCGAAAAATCTGGAATGGCCTTAAGGTATTCTCTGGCCCTTACTCTAATGGGTAGTTTTCTATACCTCCTAAGTTTTCCCATTAGTACCACATCATTTGCACACTCTCTACTCAATATTGCATCATATGCCACTCGTTGTATGTGAGGCATTAAGGATATTGTGACAACAAATATAGACAATGTGCTCGCTTGCAGGATCAAACTATACCACGCACCAATCACCCCTAATGGTCCCATTAACAATGTATATACAATAGCTTGAGGTGGGAAGAACAATGAAAACATAATCAGGTAAATGACTAGTGTAAGGACCAATTGAGGTATCAATATGGTTATGTAAAAGGGCCAAACGGTGGGATGTGTTACAAAATAGTACAACCCCTTTCTGTCGTGTTAGTTGGTGAAATAGAATCGGTGTTGTTAATACATTAACATACCTTGAGAGGATACAAATAAGCtcttgatttgattattgaaattaatggTATGGTCATTGGCGTTGTGAGCAGTAagtgttgcaaaaaaaagtagatGAGAgtaggaaaaaaaaaaggttaaaatatttggatCTATGGATAAGAGCTACTTCAGATGTGTTTTTGgtagaaaaataaaagagtACCTTGATGTTGAAGCTAATTACTGCTCCTGttattgaaatatattGTTTTATAGTGTTTACTTTGACCTGGAATAGTTagtatttttaatttcaatcattTTTAGCGCTTATTTGGGAACAAAAAAGGTATAATTAAAAGCTCTAAAATCAAGgaaaaaatcattcaattaGCTTTGAAGTTGGCACCAAGCTTTACTTTATAGAATACATATTGTTAAGGAATTTCAAATAGATGGAAACAGCCCTTACTAGGCTAAGCAAGAAGTGCATCTATAGACAGCTACTAAGgtatataaaaataatggaaGTTTTTTAAGCCATAAAAAGGTCCCTTGGCCCAGTTGGTTAAGGCGTGGTGCTAATAACTCAGTTTGTTACGCCAAGATCAGCAGTTCGATCCTGCTAGGGaccattattttttgattttcctCAAGACTTTCCAGCTATTTTTGCTGCATGACCCCCCAGGGTGGTGGTATCAGTTTTACAGTAAtgtatttgtatttttttttttagttcaCTTTACCTCCACTCAAAAGGGGCACCTACAGAACCTTCTTATATCTTAGAGAAGCAATAAGAGTTGAGATTCTATTCAAGAAAGCAATATGTAGCAACTCCTCGAGGAAATGGATTCAACATTATACAAGCAAAGCAAAAGTATACATCTCCCCATTGCATACACCAAAGAGGTTCACCTACATTTGGGCAACATCCCAAAACAGTTTCTAAAAAATCAGTCTTTGACCTAATCTAATATATACATGTAACTCCAAACCCAAAATGAACAAAATGCAACCCCGACCCCAGCTTATAAACGGAATCTTTCTGTTCTGTTCAATTGTCTGGCTGTAGAACCATTTGTCTTTGTACGTTGACCTCTGACTGGGAAACCCAATGCGTGTCTTGATCCAGCATAGGAACCGATTGTTCTCTTCATCTTGATgtcattattgattttatgTTTCAAATGCCCTTCAACTAATAATTGTGAGATTTCTTTGTTCAAATCCATGATCTGTGGTTCGGTTAGCTGATTCATTCTGCAATTAGGATATATTCCCACTTTAGCCATCAATCTTTCTGCTGTCTGATATCCTATACCAAATATCGTCTTGGCCAACCCTATACGGACAGGAAAGTTGtgttttattgatttaccAAATACGACCACACCCATTTTGACACGCTATTGATGCTTTATAAGTATGTATTGTTGTCTGTAGTACtattagaaaatttttgaagagaaaaaaaaaatcagaGAAACCTGGAAAACGAgcatttcaaaaatgaacAGATTGCACGCACTTCACATATATagatatcaatattttcatcattttttttccaactCTTGATATATTTGAAGTGTTTAGTTTGCTATATATCCATATTGCTGTACCTACTTTAGTTAAACCGACTACCATGAGTTTTATGCCCAGCGGATCTAATCCGGAAACAGCATCATTCACATGTAATACATGTGGTGTTAAGTTTATCAATGCAGAATTGCAAAGACAACATATGAAAACAGAATGGCACCGATACAATTTAAAGAGAAGAGTTGCGGGTTTACCATCAATAACAGCAGGAGTGTTTGCCGAAAAGATACTCACACTGAAGCATTTAGcgaaaaatgaaaacgaGGATGAGTACGGGTTTTATGTGG from Candida albicans SC5314 chromosome R, complete sequence encodes:
- a CDS encoding mitochondrial 37S ribosomal protein uS13m (Ortholog(s) have cytosol, mitochondrial ribosome, nucleus localization), whose product is MGVVVFGKSIKHNFPVRIGLAKTIFGIGYQTAERLMAKVGIYPNCRMNQLTEPQIMDLNKEISQLLVEGHLKHKINNDIKMKRTIGSYAGSRHALGFPVRGQRTKTNGSTARQLNRTERFRL
- a CDS encoding uncharacterized protein (Ortholog(s) have adenyl-nucleotide exchange factor activity, role in SRP-dependent cotranslational protein targeting to membrane, translocation and endoplasmic reticulum localization) — encoded protein: MKFSVLVLLASYLVGVNSSIVDTSEELICPDPENPLDCYPKLFVPTNEWQTIKPGQDIPPGLHVRLNIDTLEKEAKLMSADEKDEPVQEVVVGGELQDHSREAITENLQKLHESKHPEVKQEHAHRTKVSQGDLSNFDAACSEIESFKPHESDVERLHLALDTLEELSHDIEFGVKLTSDKAIFQSLVNIANGASDPKITEKVYRVMGSSLRNNPEAISNILTNFDKSYVDNLFEQLANENDVLQKRILGIIQALVQNSHFVRQYFSFDHSSGLNDLIAIFPKLGPNSKSRASNILEDLQLFPVTNDRRSLEDQDPESQVSKFIQNSFVGNKLDEKNFKSYFDQLVNLHQSNKSLRPSGDFLNWLAEEVESRKENKKRDDYSQEDKDFDEYMLRARHEVFGNPMGLRKAIADEL
- a CDS encoding uncharacterized protein (Protein of unknown function; decreased transcription is observed in an azole-resistant strain that overexpresses MDR1), with translation MTIPLISIIKSRAYLYPLKGLYYFVTHPTVWPFYITILIPQLVLTLVIYSIMFSLFFPPQAIVYTLLMGPLGVIGAWYSLISQASTLSIFVVTISLMPHIQRVAYDAILSRECANDVVLMGKLRRYRKLPIRVRAREYLKAIPDFSIFPFSLLKLLVFFGIYFIPFVGPIIVLFFQSSKRGLKAHARYFKLKGFSRSDIRTIHKLNRPAYMGYGVVALWLESFPFINMFFMFTNTLGAALWAVDIEQQEKAVTENVAAATTTATDTNSVNQQGLVIPVHNEPATNIPEATPKTATNTI
- the CYS3 gene encoding cystathionine gamma-lyase (Cystathionine gamma-lyase; induced by alkaline, amphotericin B, cadmium stress, oxidative stress via Cap1; possibly adherence-induced; Hog1 regulated; reduced levels in stationary phase yeast cells; Spider and flow model biofilm induced) — protein: MTIESSTNYSFGTKAIHAGAPLDPSTGAVIEPISLSTTFAQSEPSKPLGIYEYSRSSNPNRDNFEIAVAALESAKYAIALSSGSATTALVIQSLPINSHIVSSGDVYGGTHRYFTKVANTHGVEAQFVGNLVEDLQGALRENTRLVWLETPSNPTLQVTDIAKVKSILVDHEAKTGNKVLLAVDNTFLSPYLSNPLTHGADVVVHSVTKYINGHSDVVMGVLATNDSQLHERFRFLQNAIGSIPSPFDSWLAHRGLKTLHLRVRQASNSAQRIAEYLSQHSAVLKVNYPGLKSHRNHDVVLRQQRDGLGGGMISFRIAGGAKGAAVFTSSTKLFTLAESLGGIESLIEVPAIMTHGGIPKEEREANGVYDDLVRVSVGIEDTEDLLKDIEQALQKAASV
- the GSH2 gene encoding glutathione synthase (Putative glutathione synthase; induced in high iron; heavy metal (cadmium) stress-induced), which produces MSIKPFPELSHDQEKELVTNLSQWSLGNGLVMYPPNFEGFQANVAPITLFPTPIPKESFHRAVKVQKLFNELYINVITKDVKWFSSILEDLSKHDSEFTGRLFEVYQKSSKIQPLSLGLFRSDYMIHQDTNEIKQIEFNTVSVSFGGLSSKIGQLHQYLNGTGQYDSKYNYKYYDDEDEIPVSTSASDLAQGLADGNFYYHNGEPKTSSVVLFIVQPNERNSFDQRHVEYALFKEHGIKSVRFTLEEVEEHVTVNQNRLYIKSTMDEVSVVYYRSGYAPSDYDVNPEKTWAARLLLEDTLAIKCPSVLTQLSGTKKVQQLLTKKEVISKFLSNSSDQELNEVLSTFVAIYSLDDSNEGDTGRKLAFEEPEKFVLKPQREGGGNNVYKENIPSFLEKLDKQEWGAYILMELINPPTHKNKIIRNNEVFHEDIISELGVFGTTVFNEKTGEILTNKNAGWLLRSKFSNSNEGGVAAGFGCVDNIYLY
- the ATS1 gene encoding Ats1p (Protein required for modification of wobble nucleosides in tRNA; induced upon adherence to polystyrene; regulated by Sef1, Sfu1, and Hap43), with the protein product MSSEVPGKPMKIAGGGNHTMVILDNGEVFTCGSNEFGQCGLPRGESLGVFHKVPGNDWLDISCGWEFSILVKRSGEVYVCGRGLKGELGLGKETPESELIYSTTVDGFKEIKSCMQHTIIQTTNGLVGWGNSRKGQLGETEDKIMWTPKTLRFGVVCKDFSLGREFTAIQTDTNRVKIFGKSSIKNIPESTVARVAAMWSSVHILSETNVLQSFGNNSHEQLFPNNSSVAVEEYAIGSEHGLVTSDNIVYAWGWSEHGNCGTSNASDKVTFDYLNKLYTGSAKVVLIGAGCATSWVVVEK
- a CDS encoding uncharacterized protein (Ortholog(s) have role in inositol metabolic process and cytosol, nuclear envelope localization), with protein sequence MSIFGAVCSGRPMVLAEQIDQTKFVFNIANASNISYITIFILPNSPFVDNNYTALIYFQLPQSGGSSPEYKLLGGINPNKPSAIYKLNNNTNKGSKTVDDIDMDMNDGGPIDLSDKTTINIGISIEPTPQAEQLIQQSKISNSTSLVPANKTTGASSAATTTSSPNNTATMANKIVGHAYNYLASFIDASGKVPIKAFDNWWDKFKTKLQNNPNFLNELQE
- the RPP2A gene encoding ribosomal protein P2 alpha (Acidic ribosomal protein; likely role in translation elongation regulation; interacts with Rpp1B; 1 of 4 similar ribosomal proteins (Rpp1A, Rpp1B, Rpp2A, Rpp2B); CUG start codon; upstream uORFs; Tbf1-induced; Spider biofilm repressed): MKYLAAYLLLVNAGNATPSAADVKAVLSAADIEVEEEKVEKLISELDGKNVEELIAEGNEKLSSVPSGAPAAAAGGASAAAGGEAAEEAAEEEAAEESDDDMGFGLFD